One stretch of Carettochelys insculpta isolate YL-2023 chromosome 20, ASM3395843v1, whole genome shotgun sequence DNA includes these proteins:
- the BTBD17 gene encoding LOW QUALITY PROTEIN: BTB/POZ domain-containing protein 17 (The sequence of the model RefSeq protein was modified relative to this genomic sequence to represent the inferred CDS: inserted 1 base in 1 codon), producing the protein MGGRRPAGAGRGGCGWAALLLLVLPVRAAQRAELSGEAVGATINHSLALLHRLQQLLYNGNASDSTLRLHTAGSDEVKVFRTHQLLLALQSEAFESLLHNQTVVTLQEPADSAALFEKFIRYLYCGEISILLHQAIPMHRLASKYRVSTLQRGVVEYMKSHLASESSQGHVVGWYHYAVRIGDADLQESCLQFLAWNLSAVMGSAEWAAVSPELLALLLARSDLVLQSELELLAAVEAWVGRTQPDRPVVEKLLRAIRYPMIPPVQLFQLQAQSAVLRRHQAAIQDLLFQAFQFHSASPIHFAKYFDLNCSTFLPRNYLASAWGSPWVINNPARDDRSTSFQTQLGPSSHDAGKRVTWNVLFSPRWLPVSLRPVYSDTTAGAIQSVRLEDGRPRLVITPAMTSSDFAGVSFQKTVLVGVRQQGRVLVKHAYSFHQSTDELAEFLAHADLQRRTSEYLIDNGLHLHLIVKPVYHSLIRGPDGXATGCFTGPPGQATCTNVQ; encoded by the exons ATGGGGGGGCGCAGGCCGGCGGGGGCCGGGCGAGGGGGCTGCGGCTGGGCCGCTCTGCTGCTGCTCGTGCTCCCGGTCCGGGCAG CCCAGAGAGCGGAGCTCAGCGGGGAGGCGGTGGGGGCCACCATTAACCACTCGCTGGCACTGCTCCaccggctgcagcagctgctttacAACGGCAACGCCAGCGACAGCACGCTGCGGCTGCACACCGCCGGCTCCGACGAGGTCAAGGTCTTCcgcacccaccagctgctcctggccctgcagagcGAAGCCTTTGAGAGCCTTTTGCACAACCAGACCGTGGTGACGCTGCAGGAGCCGGCCGACAGCGCCGCGCTCTTCGAGAAATTCATCAG GTACCTGTACTGCGGGGAGATTTCCATCCTGCTGCACCAAGCCATCCCCATGCACCGGCTGGCCAGCAAATACCGCGTCTCCACGCTGCAGCGCGGGGTGGTCGAGTACATGAAGAGCCACCTGGCCAGCGAGTCCAGCCAGGGCCACGTGGTGGGCTGGTATCACTACGCGGTGAGGATTGGTGACGCGGACTTGCAGGAGAGCTGCCTGCAGTTCCTGGCCTGGAACCTCTCGGCCGTCATGGGCAGCGCCGAGTGGGCCGCGGTGAGCCCGGAgctgctggcgctgctgctggcacGCTCCGACCTGGTGCTGCAGAgcgagctggagctgctggccgcCGTGGAGGCCTGGGTGGGCCGCACGCAGCCCGACCGGCCCGTGGTGGAGAAGCTGCTGCGTGCCATCCGCTACCCCATGATCCCCCCCGTCCAGCTCTTCCAGCTGCAGGCGCAGTCGGCCGTGCTGAGGCGGCACCAGGCCGCCATCCAGGACCTGCTCTTCCAGGCCTTCCAGTTCCACTCCGCCTCCCCCATCCACTTCGCCAAGTACTTCGACCTCAACTGCAGCACGTTCCTGCCTCGCAACTACCTGGCCAGCGCCTGGGGCTCCCCGTGGGTCATCAACAACCCGGCCCGGGACGACCGCAGCACCAGCTTCCAGACCCAGCTGGGCCCCAGCAGCCACGACGCCGGCAAGAGGGTGACTTGGAACGTGCTGTTCTCCCCACGCTGGCTGCCCGTCAGCCTGCGCCCCGTCTACTCGGACACCACCGCCGGGGCCATCCAGTCCGTGCGCCTGGAGGACGGGCGGCCCCGGCTGGTGATCACGCCGGCCATGACCAGCTCTGACTTTGCCGGCGTCAGCTTCCAGAAGACCGTCCTGGTGGGCGTGCGGCAGCAAGGCCGGGTCCTGGTGAAACACGCCTACAGCTTCCACCAGAGCACGGACGAGCTGGCCGAGTTCCTGGCGCACGCCGACCTGCAGCGGCGCACCTCCGAGTACCTGATCGACAACggcctccacctgcacctcaTCGTCAAGCCGGTCTACCACTCGCTCATCCGC GGACCTGACG TGGCCACTGGCTGCttcacagggcctcctggacaagCCACTTGTACCAACGTCCAATGA